The proteins below are encoded in one region of Podarcis raffonei isolate rPodRaf1 chromosome 8, rPodRaf1.pri, whole genome shotgun sequence:
- the FBL gene encoding rRNA 2'-O-methyltransferase fibrillarin → MRPGFSPRGGRGGRGGFGDRGGFGDRGGRGGFRGGRGGGFKSPGGGEGGFRGGRGGGGFRGGRGGGFRGGRGGGGRGGRGGFRGGKKVTVEPHRHEGVFICRGKEDALVTRNMVPGESVYGEKRISVEDGELKVEYRAWNPFRSKLAAAILGGIDQIHIKPGAKVLYLGAASGTTVSHVSDIVGPEGLVYAVEFSHRSGRDLINVAKKRTNIIPVIEDARHPHKYRMLLGMVDVIFADVAQPDQSRIVALNAHNFLKNGGHFVISIKANCIDSTAAPEAVFASEVKKMQQENMKPQEQLTLEPYERDHAVVVGIYRPPPKQKK, encoded by the exons ATGCGGCCCG GTTTTAGCCCCCGTGGAGGACGCGGGGGGCGTGGGGGGTTTGGAGATCGTGGGGGGTTTGGAGATCGTGGGGGACGTGGAGGCTTCCGAGGAGGGCGAG GAGGTGGGTTTAAGTCCCCTGGTGGTGGTGAAGGAGGCTTCAGAGGTGGTCGTGGTGGCGGCGGCTTCCGAGGCGGCCGAGGTGGTGGTTTCCGTGGTGGCCGAGGAGGAGGTGGCCGTGGAGGACGGGGTGGCTTCAGAGGTGGGAAAAAGGTTACAGTAGAGCCCCACAGACATGAAG GTGTCTTCATCTGCCGGGGGAAGGAAGATGCGCTAGTCACACGGAACATGGTGCCTGGCGAGTCTGTGTATGGAGAGAAGAGGATTTCTGTGGAG GACGGTGAACTGAAGGTGGAGTACCGCGCCTGGAATCCCTTCCGCTCCAAACTGGCTGCTGCCATCCTTGGAGGCATTGACCAGATCCATATCAAGCCTGGTGCCAAAGTGCTGTACCTAGGAGCCGCATCAGGAACAACAGTGTCTCATGTCTCTGACATAGTTGGACCG GAGGGCCTTGTGTACGCTGTGGAGTTCTCCCATCGCTCGGGTCGCGACCTCATCAATGTGGCAAAGAAACGAACCAACATTATCCCCGTAATAGAGGATGCACGGCACCCACACAAATACCGCATGTTGCTTG GCATGGTAGATGTGATCTTCGCAGATGTGGCTCAGCCCGACCAGTCACGTATTGTGGCTTTAAACGCACACAATTTCTTGAAGAATGGTGGCCATTTTGTCATCTCCATCAAG GCCAACTGCATTGACTCAACAGCAGCACCCGAGGCTGTCTTTGCATCAGAGGTGAAGAAAATGCAGCAGGAGAACATGAAACCCCAAGAGCAGTTGACTTTGGAGCCCTATGAGCGGGACCATGCTGTAGTAGTTGGCATTTACAG ACCACCTCCTAAACAGAAGAAATAA